The following coding sequences lie in one Megalodesulfovibrio gigas DSM 1382 = ATCC 19364 genomic window:
- a CDS encoding Nif11-like leader peptide family natural product precursor, whose product MAMDNVRRLMVAIRTDEALKLALAKAPGQEAREAILREHDMHFTHDEFDAIIDHLHVQCQTHEEAERFHQFRLWWDFLRRT is encoded by the coding sequence ATGGCCATGGACAATGTCCGGCGACTGATGGTCGCCATTCGCACTGACGAGGCGCTCAAACTCGCCCTGGCCAAGGCCCCGGGCCAGGAGGCGCGGGAGGCGATCCTGCGCGAACACGACATGCACTTCACGCATGACGAATTTGACGCCATCATCGACCATCTTCACGTCCAGTGCCAGACGCACGAAGAGGCCGAGCGGTTCCACCAGTTCCGCCTGTGGTGGGACTTTTTGCGCCGGACCTGA
- a CDS encoding AraC family transcriptional regulator, translated as MGHCRRRIAPPPKTRVEFWRDPALPYLVDARTTHLADDAFHLHTHDCLMLSLVEAGSTRLRLRNGLHPVPAGAVVVVPPGEPHACNPVPGEALQYKALFLRAEWIASPQAERLVSGPGMVLWPAAGGQGNVAQAQTHTPAHTPAQTLARAYAAFRGPGDRLEKDEAFHELLAVLSRACGGVAPLATPAPLPSAHVGTVQAHLMAHLGRVVTLDELAALTATQAQAGVSPYQLLRGFQRQVGLSPHAWQMQRRLELAKTLLAQGLPPAQVALETGFSDQSHFHRVFKRHVAATPGQYQAGGRCKIVQAGASSCLA; from the coding sequence ATGGGACACTGCCGCAGGCGTATCGCCCCGCCTCCGAAGACGCGCGTGGAATTCTGGCGTGATCCGGCCCTGCCGTATCTGGTGGACGCCCGGACCACGCATCTGGCGGATGATGCCTTTCATCTGCATACCCACGACTGCCTGATGCTCTCCCTGGTGGAGGCCGGCAGCACCCGGCTGCGGCTGCGCAACGGCCTGCATCCCGTGCCCGCCGGGGCGGTGGTGGTGGTGCCGCCCGGGGAGCCCCATGCCTGCAATCCCGTGCCCGGGGAGGCCTTGCAATACAAGGCGCTGTTCTTGCGTGCGGAATGGATTGCCTCCCCCCAGGCGGAGCGCCTCGTGTCCGGTCCCGGCATGGTGCTTTGGCCGGCGGCAGGGGGGCAGGGCAATGTGGCCCAGGCCCAGACCCATACCCCGGCCCATACCCCGGCCCAAACCCTGGCCCGGGCCTATGCCGCGTTTCGCGGTCCCGGGGATCGGTTGGAAAAGGACGAGGCCTTCCACGAACTGCTGGCCGTGCTGTCCCGGGCATGCGGCGGCGTCGCGCCGCTCGCAACGCCAGCGCCGCTTCCTTCCGCGCACGTGGGCACGGTGCAGGCGCATCTCATGGCCCATCTGGGGCGGGTGGTGACGCTGGACGAACTGGCGGCGCTGACGGCCACGCAGGCACAGGCCGGCGTCAGCCCGTATCAGTTGCTGCGAGGTTTTCAGCGGCAGGTGGGACTTTCGCCCCACGCCTGGCAGATGCAGCGCCGTCTCGAACTGGCCAAGACGCTGCTGGCCCAGGGCCTGCCACCGGCGCAGGTGGCCCTGGAGACGGGGTTTTCGGATCAAAGCCACTTCCACCGCGTCTTCAAGCGCCACGTGGCGGCCACGCCCGGCCAGTACCAGGCCGGCGGCCGCTGCAAGATCGTCCAAGCCGGCGCATCGTCGTGTCTGGCATAG
- a CDS encoding glycosyltransferase family 4 protein has translation MYGIDRDGPCRHPGGAPSLVPQHASHALPMKYCLLIHSLACGGAERCVATLASHWAATGRTVTVITQAAAALDFYALHPAVRRVALGLDQPSANAVQAVRHNIGRVRALRRVLRQEAPDVAVGVMTASNCLLALAAKGLPCIAVGAEEYPPQMFRQGRIWETLRTMLYPRLDAVISHAAPCAAWLQRHAGVRRAPVIANPISWPLPAQPPQLDPAPATPGQRTVLAVGRLAVEKGFDRLLDAFAPLARRHPGWRLAILGEGPERAALETRRARLGLADRVLLPGVAGNIGDWYAAADLFVLTSRYEGFGNTLAEALTYGVPVVSVDCEAGPREILRHDVDGLLVPQDDXLRRACAVRAVEARDRFAPARIAAQWEALFVELGMPGAGTTEAGPS, from the coding sequence ATGTACGGGATTGACAGGGACGGGCCTTGCCGTCATCCAGGAGGAGCACCATCCCTTGTTCCGCAACACGCGTCGCATGCACTGCCCATGAAATACTGCCTGCTCATCCATTCCCTGGCCTGCGGCGGCGCGGAGCGCTGCGTGGCCACCCTGGCCAGCCACTGGGCCGCGACAGGCCGAACGGTGACGGTGATCACCCAGGCGGCCGCAGCCCTGGATTTTTATGCCCTGCATCCGGCCGTGCGTCGGGTCGCCCTGGGATTGGATCAGCCCAGCGCGAACGCGGTGCAGGCCGTGCGCCACAACATCGGCAGGGTGCGGGCCCTGCGGCGGGTGCTGCGCCAGGAGGCTCCGGACGTGGCCGTGGGAGTGATGACGGCCAGCAACTGCCTGCTGGCCCTGGCGGCAAAAGGGTTGCCGTGCATTGCCGTCGGCGCCGAGGAGTATCCCCCCCAGATGTTCCGCCAGGGCCGCATCTGGGAGACCCTGCGCACCATGCTGTACCCGCGGCTGGATGCCGTCATCTCCCACGCCGCCCCCTGCGCGGCCTGGCTGCAGCGGCATGCCGGCGTCCGGCGCGCCCCGGTCATCGCCAATCCCATATCCTGGCCCTTGCCGGCGCAGCCTCCGCAGCTGGATCCCGCCCCTGCCACGCCGGGACAGCGCACCGTGCTGGCCGTGGGACGACTGGCGGTGGAGAAGGGCTTTGATCGCCTGCTGGACGCCTTCGCGCCCCTGGCCCGGCGGCATCCGGGCTGGCGGCTGGCCATCCTGGGCGAGGGACCGGAACGGGCCGCCCTGGAAACCCGGCGCGCGCGCCTGGGCCTGGCGGACCGGGTGCTCCTGCCGGGGGTGGCGGGCAACATCGGCGACTGGTACGCGGCGGCGGATCTTTTCGTCCTCACCTCGCGGTACGAAGGCTTCGGCAACACCCTGGCCGAGGCCCTGACCTACGGTGTGCCGGTCGTGAGTGTGGATTGCGAGGCCGGACCGCGGGAGATTCTGCGCCATGACGTGGACGGCCTGCTGGTGCCGCAGGACGATNCCCTGCGCCGTGCCTGCGCCGTCCGGGCCGTGGAGGCGCGGGATCGCTTTGCCCCGGCGCGCATCGCGGCCCAGTGGGAGGCCCTGTTTGTGGAGCTGGGCATGCCCGGGGCTGGAACGACGGAAGCCGGGCCGTCATGA
- a CDS encoding glycosyltransferase family 4 protein: MKLCFLIHSLAAGGAERWVATMANHWAAQAGGAITAVTVLTMTPPARDFYALHPAIRRVCLGQEAVSAGVFHAVVKNLARVRSLRQALAREAPDVVLAVMPESSCLLALAGGRGRSWTAIGAEHSYPPRNRLGRGLPGRLRSLARAVLYGRLDAVVCLTTTTADWMLRHTRTRRAPVIPNPAVWPLPVQPPLLEPARAGAAGRMLLAVGRLVPEKGFDRLLEAVAVLASRHLAWELVILGEGPQRAALEAQCERLGMTARIRLPGLAGNVGEWYAAADAFVLTSHYEGFPSTLLEALAAGVPAVSVDCLTGPRDILRHEVDGLLVPQDDAPALIAALDRMMTDDALRRACAARAVEARDRFALPRLAARWEALFMELRRAYGA, encoded by the coding sequence ATGAAACTCTGTTTTCTTATCCATTCCCTGGCTGCGGGCGGGGCGGAGCGCTGGGTGGCCACCATGGCCAACCACTGGGCGGCACAGGCTGGGGGCGCGATCACGGCCGTGACGGTGCTGACCATGACGCCGCCCGCCCGGGATTTCTACGCCCTGCATCCCGCAATCCGGCGTGTGTGTCTGGGACAGGAGGCCGTCTCCGCCGGCGTGTTCCATGCCGTGGTCAAGAATCTGGCCCGGGTGCGCAGCCTGCGGCAGGCGCTGGCGCGCGAGGCGCCGGATGTGGTGCTGGCGGTCATGCCCGAGAGCAGCTGTCTGCTGGCCCTGGCCGGCGGGCGGGGGCGTTCCTGGACGGCCATCGGCGCGGAGCACAGTTATCCCCCCAGGAACCGGCTGGGCCGGGGCCTGCCGGGCCGTCTGCGCAGCCTGGCCCGGGCGGTCCTGTATGGCCGTCTGGATGCCGTGGTCTGCCTGACCACGACCACCGCGGACTGGATGCTGCGTCACACCCGGACCCGGCGCGCGCCGGTCATCCCCAATCCCGCGGTCTGGCCGCTGCCGGTGCAGCCGCCGTTGCTGGAGCCCGCCCGGGCCGGAGCCGCCGGGCGCATGCTGCTGGCTGTGGGCCGTCTGGTGCCGGAAAAGGGATTTGACCGGTTGCTGGAGGCCGTTGCCGTCCTGGCGTCCCGGCATCTGGCGTGGGAGCTGGTCATCCTGGGCGAGGGACCGCAACGGGCCGCACTGGAGGCGCAGTGCGAGCGGTTGGGCATGACGGCGCGGATTCGCCTGCCAGGACTGGCCGGCAATGTGGGGGAGTGGTATGCCGCAGCCGACGCTTTTGTGCTGACCTCGCACTACGAAGGCTTCCCCAGCACCCTGCTGGAGGCCCTGGCCGCCGGGGTGCCGGCCGTGAGTGTGGACTGCCTCACCGGGCCGCGGGATATCCTGCGTCACGAGGTGGACGGGCTGCTGGTGCCGCAGGACGATGCCCCGGCCCTCATCGCCGCCCTGGACCGCATGATGACCGACGATGCCCTGCGCCGTGCCTGCGCCGCCAGGGCCGTGGAGGCACGGGACCGCTTTGCCCTGCCGCGCCTTGCGGCCCGGTGGGAGGCGTTGTTCATGGAACTGCGTCGCGCCTATGGCGCGTGA
- a CDS encoding DUF350 domain-containing protein — MVLELLDGLLTGLIYILAAFALFYAGKWVHDFIHTEFSLPEELFVKDNPAMALSVVGYYAGLTLAIGGALTGPSRGLWRDLLDILLFGGLGVVLLNISWYVCDLFILRGFRASVEILRDRNQGAGAVAGASMVASGFILFGSLQGDGGVFSAIIFWGLGQALLVLASWVYEWITPYSVRQEMEKDNVAVGVAAAGALVGMGMVVGLAAEGDFVSWGVSLPHYLAYAIIGLAMLPAVRWLTDKVLVPGHCLSHELTGQETPNMGAAYTEAFAYIAAAAFISWCV; from the coding sequence ATGGTTTTGGAACTGCTGGACGGCTTGTTGACTGGCCTGATTTACATTCTTGCCGCCTTTGCCCTGTTTTACGCCGGCAAGTGGGTGCATGATTTCATCCACACTGAATTCAGCCTGCCCGAGGAGCTGTTCGTCAAGGACAACCCGGCCATGGCCCTCAGCGTGGTGGGCTATTACGCCGGGCTCACCCTGGCCATCGGCGGTGCGCTGACCGGGCCGAGCCGCGGCCTGTGGCGCGACCTGCTCGACATCCTGCTCTTTGGCGGCCTGGGTGTGGTGTTGCTGAACATCTCCTGGTATGTCTGCGATTTGTTCATTCTGCGCGGCTTCAGGGCCAGCGTGGAGATCCTGCGCGACCGCAACCAGGGCGCAGGCGCCGTGGCCGGGGCCTCCATGGTGGCCTCGGGGTTCATTCTGTTCGGCAGCCTGCAGGGCGACGGCGGGGTGTTCTCGGCCATCATCTTCTGGGGGCTGGGGCAGGCGCTGCTGGTGCTGGCCAGCTGGGTCTATGAATGGATCACCCCCTACAGCGTGCGGCAGGAAATGGAAAAAGACAATGTCGCGGTAGGGGTGGCGGCAGCCGGGGCGCTCGTGGGCATGGGCATGGTGGTGGGCTTGGCGGCAGAAGGGGATTTTGTTTCCTGGGGTGTCAGCCTGCCGCATTATCTGGCCTATGCAATCATCGGGCTGGCCATGCTGCCGGCGGTGCGCTGGCTGACGGACAAGGTCCTGGTGCCCGGGCACTGCCTGAGCCATGAACTCACCGGCCAGGAGACGCCCAACATGGGCGCAGCCTACACCGAGGCCTTTGCCTACATCGCCGCCGCGGCCTTCATCAGCTGGTGCGTCTGA
- a CDS encoding GGDEF domain-containing protein, producing the protein MRNRHQPSPPSADSAAPLASPVFRKTEPQTSACGFISLQALHQLEHAAHAGAVGLLYVDVEDFFLLVGGLGEDAGYSLLESLQRETRDRFHLQYPDGRILAVEPVGVSGFVLFFHQAEENPLKAVNAFATLRFTLQEAMQLRHAQALGREFRLLVGQSFLRRQNGEPLDKCLFRAFCEAQRMAHIRPDSDQFSLHREFVRVMETGGVAVLFQPVIDFATGETLGWEALTRGPVAGPLFDAATLFRFALDAGEVVALDRLCRRKAIEHFATARHAMPALLADRKLFLNVHAASLQQHAELFEDACTLLRQKGLSPRDVVVELSERQCQKDPDLLLRKLETCREYGFRVALDDVGAGNTSLQLLSMSRPDFIKVDISLTSGIDTNPFKRVMVETLVLLAGKFGGAVLAEGVESDTEFSSLVSMGVTAGQGYLFCRPVPGFESPQVPIPAKASLQEVGRANVQCSTPIAELVQEAVTAPPHALVKDVKEQLLKEAGDKGAISSLVVLSHATPLGLVMCYSLDRKLGTRYGVSLYYQRSVDRIMDPHPLIVDGSLPLEDVAKAAMDRPQEHIYDDIIVTKNGQLAGVVSVQRMLDTLTQVQVELAKGSNPLTGLPGNVAIEQEIERRIRQQTPSSLLYVDLDNFKVYNDVYGFNNGDRIIMSTAKTLKDAVQQHGRSEDFIGHIGGDDFLIIARQDRADAIANAAAAAFGQAVLEHYTEEDRARGYIEAKGRDGQPGRFPMVSASIGILDIAFDVPFTMAELGQRAAEIKKFAKSKPGNSVVRDRRAAVGAVSAAGAR; encoded by the coding sequence ATGCGCAACAGACATCAGCCCAGCCCGCCATCTGCAGACTCCGCCGCGCCTCTCGCCTCGCCCGTCTTCCGCAAGACCGAGCCGCAGACCTCGGCGTGCGGCTTCATCTCCCTGCAGGCCTTGCACCAGCTGGAGCATGCCGCCCATGCCGGCGCGGTGGGGCTGCTGTATGTGGATGTGGAGGACTTCTTCCTGCTGGTGGGTGGCCTGGGAGAGGACGCCGGCTATTCCCTGCTGGAATCCCTGCAGCGCGAAACACGGGACCGCTTTCATCTGCAGTATCCCGACGGCCGCATCCTGGCCGTGGAGCCGGTGGGGGTGTCCGGGTTTGTCTTGTTCTTTCATCAGGCAGAGGAAAACCCGCTCAAGGCCGTCAACGCCTTCGCCACCCTGCGCTTCACCCTGCAGGAGGCCATGCAGCTGCGCCACGCCCAGGCCCTGGGCCGGGAATTCCGGCTGCTGGTGGGACAATCCTTCCTGCGCCGTCAGAACGGCGAACCCCTGGACAAGTGCCTGTTCCGCGCCTTTTGCGAGGCCCAACGCATGGCCCACATCCGCCCGGACTCCGACCAGTTCAGCCTGCACCGCGAATTCGTCCGCGTGATGGAAACCGGCGGCGTGGCCGTGCTGTTTCAGCCGGTCATCGATTTCGCCACGGGCGAAACCCTCGGCTGGGAGGCCCTGACCCGCGGGCCCGTGGCCGGACCGCTCTTCGACGCCGCCACCCTCTTTCGCTTCGCCCTGGACGCCGGCGAAGTCGTGGCCCTGGACCGGCTGTGCCGGCGCAAGGCCATCGAGCACTTCGCCACCGCCCGGCACGCCATGCCGGCCCTGCTCGCAGACCGCAAGCTCTTCCTGAACGTCCATGCCGCCTCCCTGCAGCAGCATGCCGAGCTCTTTGAGGACGCCTGCACCCTGCTCCGGCAAAAAGGCCTCTCCCCGCGCGATGTGGTGGTGGAACTCAGCGAGCGCCAATGCCAGAAAGACCCGGACCTGCTCCTGCGCAAGCTGGAAACCTGCCGGGAATACGGCTTCCGCGTGGCCCTGGACGACGTGGGCGCCGGCAACACCAGCCTGCAGTTGTTGTCCATGTCGCGGCCGGACTTCATCAAGGTGGACATCTCCCTGACCTCGGGCATCGACACCAACCCCTTCAAGCGGGTGATGGTGGAAACCCTGGTGCTGCTGGCCGGCAAGTTCGGCGGCGCGGTGCTGGCCGAAGGCGTGGAGAGCGATACCGAATTCTCCAGTCTGGTGTCCATGGGCGTCACGGCCGGCCAGGGCTACCTGTTCTGCCGTCCCGTCCCGGGCTTCGAATCGCCCCAGGTGCCCATTCCGGCCAAGGCCAGCTTGCAGGAGGTGGGCCGGGCCAATGTGCAGTGCTCCACGCCCATTGCCGAACTGGTGCAGGAGGCCGTCACCGCGCCACCCCACGCCCTGGTCAAGGACGTCAAGGAACAACTGCTCAAGGAAGCGGGAGACAAAGGCGCCATCTCCAGCCTGGTGGTGCTTTCCCATGCCACACCCCTGGGGCTGGTGATGTGCTACAGCCTGGACCGCAAGCTCGGCACCCGCTACGGCGTGTCTCTCTACTACCAGCGGTCCGTGGACCGCATCATGGACCCCCACCCCTTGATCGTGGACGGCAGCCTGCCCCTGGAAGACGTGGCCAAGGCCGCCATGGACCGGCCGCAGGAACACATCTATGACGACATCATCGTCACCAAAAACGGCCAGCTGGCCGGCGTGGTCTCGGTGCAGCGCATGCTGGACACCCTGACCCAGGTGCAGGTGGAGCTGGCCAAGGGATCCAATCCCCTCACCGGCCTGCCGGGCAACGTGGCCATTGAGCAGGAAATCGAGCGCCGCATCCGCCAGCAGACGCCCTCCAGCCTGCTCTACGTGGACCTGGACAACTTCAAGGTCTACAACGATGTGTACGGCTTCAACAATGGCGACCGCATTATCATGTCCACGGCCAAGACCCTCAAGGACGCCGTGCAGCAGCACGGCCGCTCCGAAGACTTCATCGGCCACATCGGCGGGGACGATTTTCTGATCATCGCCCGGCAGGATCGCGCCGACGCCATCGCCAACGCCGCCGCGGCCGCCTTCGGTCAGGCCGTGCTGGAACACTATACCGAGGAAGACCGGGCCAGGGGCTACATCGAAGCCAAAGGACGCGACGGCCAGCCCGGCCGCTTCCCCATGGTCTCGGCCTCCATCGGCATCCTGGACATCGCCTTCGACGTACCCTTCACCATGGCGGAACTGGGCCAGCGGGCAGCGGAAATCAAGAAGTTCGCCAAGTCAAAACCTGGCAACTCCGTGGTCCGGGACCGCCGGGCCGCAGTCGGTGCAGTGAGCGCAGCCGGCGCAAGGTAA
- a CDS encoding DMT family transporter: MMHVVRSTATAWAALALAVLFWGLSFVGSKIALSGGEAGGQGLPPLTLLAIRFCLGALVFGPLLLRRPRRRWTPRLLLRILAMAACLPGAYFVLEIYAVSMTSAAKAALIAACIPVTVLCIGSLLRGERPGWRLLCGAAAALAGVAMLVAGEGGLGGGVNPGDGLMLLAVLAAAGYMLQADILGRELGVQAVTAWQMLWGAVFFLPLGLWQGAGVELAAVSAQAWLATLGLALFPTLAAFWAYNHALAHLGAGRASLGINLVPLVATLGAWAMLGEAMTLRQGLGGAGILLGVLLATLPRQGAADDAAPAESCCPE; this comes from the coding sequence ATGATGCACGTCGTGCGATCAACCGCAACGGCCTGGGCTGCGTTGGCCCTGGCGGTGTTGTTTTGGGGACTCAGTTTTGTGGGCAGCAAGATTGCGCTGTCCGGGGGCGAGGCCGGCGGCCAGGGGCTGCCGCCCTTGACGCTGCTGGCTATTCGATTCTGTCTCGGGGCGCTGGTGTTCGGACCGCTGCTCCTGCGACGGCCGCGGCGACGCTGGACGCCCCGGCTGCTGCTTCGCATCCTGGCCATGGCCGCCTGCCTGCCCGGGGCGTATTTTGTCCTGGAAATCTATGCCGTCTCCATGACCTCGGCGGCCAAGGCAGCGCTCATCGCCGCCTGCATTCCGGTAACGGTGCTGTGCATCGGCTCCCTGCTGCGGGGCGAGCGGCCCGGCTGGCGGCTGCTGTGCGGCGCGGCCGCGGCCCTGGCCGGGGTGGCCATGCTGGTGGCCGGAGAAGGCGGGCTGGGCGGCGGGGTCAATCCCGGGGACGGGCTGATGCTCCTGGCCGTGCTGGCCGCAGCAGGCTACATGCTCCAGGCGGATATCCTGGGGCGGGAACTGGGCGTGCAGGCGGTGACGGCCTGGCAGATGCTCTGGGGCGCTGTCTTCTTTCTGCCCCTGGGCCTCTGGCAGGGGGCCGGCGTGGAGCTTGCGGCCGTCTCTGCCCAGGCTTGGCTGGCCACCCTGGGCCTGGCGCTGTTTCCCACCCTGGCGGCCTTCTGGGCGTACAACCATGCCCTGGCCCACCTGGGCGCGGGCCGGGCGTCCCTGGGCATCAACCTCGTGCCTCTGGTGGCCACCCTGGGGGCCTGGGCCATGCTGGGCGAGGCCATGACCCTGCGCCAGGGCCTGGGCGGGGCGGGTATTCTCCTGGGCGTGCTTCTGGCCACCCTGCCGCGGCAGGGGGCGGCTGATGACGCCGCGCCGGCAGAATCCTGTTGCCCGGAGTGA
- a CDS encoding glutamine synthetase III family protein, with translation MSGIQARLNAISAIINYKPAGAPLNFSETKPTELYGCNVFSDKVMRERLPKNIYKSLKKTIEHGEKLDASIADAVANSMKDWAIERGATHFTHVFYPLTGMTAEKHDAFLVPDGKGSAIAEFSGKLLIQGEPDASSFPSGGLRTTFEARGYTAWDVTSPAFILENPNGVFLCIPTAFVSWTGEALDKKTPLLRSLQSLNTQSQRVLKLFGTNTKAPVTCYAGPEQEYFLIDRNFVFNRPDLLIAGRSLFGAPPAKGQEFEDQYFGVIPRRVLAFMMEVEHELFKLGIPVKTRHNEVAPGQFEIAPIYEQGNLATDHNQMVMTTLRTVAKRYGMVCLLHEKPFAGINGSGKHLNYSIGNNELGSLFDPGDTPHENAQFLVFCAAAIRAVHKFGALLRATVASASNDHRLGANEAPPAIMSVYLGEQLADVFDQIKKGDLKSSKKKDAMHVGVDTLPPLPMDAGDRNRTSPFAFTGNRFEFRAVGSSMSIAGSQVALNAMMSDSLEYIANELEAATGGDSSKLNAAVQAVIQKIMVDHDAIVFNGNGYSEEWHAEAETRGLPNLRTTPDALPVLTTPEVVELFGKYNILSKAELASRQEIYLEQYCKTIATEANLMVRMAKTVIYPAAMRYQGELAAACANNKAAGAACAASPVLKEVSDLLVVLTEKIAVLEKVLAHENGDTLGHATFFCEKALPAMSDVRAAADALETLVADDLWSLPCYQEMLFIR, from the coding sequence ATGAGCGGCATCCAGGCTCGTTTGAACGCAATCTCGGCCATCATCAATTACAAGCCGGCAGGCGCTCCCCTGAACTTCAGCGAAACCAAGCCCACTGAACTTTATGGGTGCAACGTGTTCAGCGACAAGGTGATGCGCGAACGCCTGCCCAAGAACATTTACAAATCCCTGAAGAAGACCATTGAGCACGGCGAAAAGCTGGACGCCTCCATTGCCGATGCTGTGGCCAACTCCATGAAGGATTGGGCCATTGAGCGCGGCGCCACGCACTTCACCCACGTCTTCTATCCCCTGACCGGCATGACTGCTGAAAAGCACGACGCCTTCCTGGTGCCTGACGGCAAGGGCAGCGCCATTGCCGAATTCAGCGGCAAGCTGCTCATCCAGGGCGAGCCCGACGCCTCCAGCTTCCCTTCCGGCGGCCTGCGCACCACCTTCGAAGCCCGTGGCTACACCGCCTGGGACGTGACCAGCCCCGCCTTTATCCTGGAAAACCCCAACGGCGTGTTCCTGTGCATTCCCACGGCCTTCGTGTCCTGGACCGGCGAGGCCCTGGACAAGAAGACCCCGCTGCTGCGCTCCCTGCAGTCCCTGAACACCCAGTCGCAGCGCGTGCTCAAGCTCTTTGGCACCAACACCAAGGCGCCCGTCACCTGCTATGCCGGCCCTGAGCAGGAATACTTCCTCATCGACCGCAACTTCGTCTTCAACCGTCCGGACCTGCTCATCGCCGGCCGCTCCCTCTTTGGCGCGCCCCCGGCCAAGGGCCAGGAATTTGAAGACCAGTACTTCGGCGTCATCCCCCGCCGCGTGCTGGCCTTCATGATGGAAGTGGAACACGAGCTCTTCAAGCTGGGCATCCCGGTGAAGACCCGCCACAACGAAGTGGCTCCCGGCCAGTTCGAAATCGCCCCCATCTATGAGCAGGGCAACCTGGCCACGGACCACAACCAGATGGTCATGACCACCCTGCGCACCGTGGCCAAGCGCTATGGCATGGTCTGCCTGCTGCACGAAAAGCCTTTTGCCGGCATCAACGGTTCGGGCAAGCACCTGAACTACTCCATCGGCAACAACGAACTGGGCAGCCTCTTCGATCCAGGCGACACCCCCCACGAAAACGCGCAGTTCCTGGTGTTCTGCGCCGCCGCCATCCGCGCCGTGCACAAGTTCGGCGCCCTGTTGCGCGCCACCGTGGCCTCCGCTTCCAACGATCACCGCCTGGGTGCCAACGAAGCCCCGCCGGCCATCATGTCCGTGTACCTGGGCGAGCAGCTGGCCGACGTGTTCGACCAGATCAAGAAGGGCGACCTCAAGAGCTCCAAGAAGAAGGATGCCATGCACGTGGGCGTGGACACCCTGCCGCCCCTGCCCATGGATGCCGGCGACCGCAACCGCACCTCGCCCTTTGCCTTCACCGGCAACCGCTTCGAGTTCCGCGCCGTGGGTTCTTCCATGTCCATCGCCGGATCCCAGGTGGCCCTGAATGCCATGATGTCCGACTCCCTGGAATACATCGCCAATGAGCTGGAAGCTGCCACCGGCGGCGATTCCTCCAAGCTCAACGCCGCGGTGCAGGCTGTCATCCAGAAGATCATGGTCGATCACGATGCCATCGTCTTCAACGGCAACGGCTACTCCGAAGAATGGCACGCCGAGGCCGAAACACGCGGCCTGCCCAACCTGCGCACCACCCCGGACGCCCTGCCCGTGCTCACCACCCCTGAAGTGGTGGAGCTCTTCGGCAAGTACAACATCCTCTCCAAGGCTGAACTGGCCTCCCGCCAGGAAATCTACCTGGAGCAGTACTGCAAGACCATCGCCACCGAAGCCAACCTCATGGTGCGCATGGCCAAGACCGTGATCTACCCCGCTGCCATGCGGTACCAGGGCGAACTGGCGGCTGCCTGCGCCAACAACAAGGCCGCCGGCGCTGCCTGTGCCGCCAGCCCGGTGCTCAAGGAAGTCTCCGACCTGCTGGTGGTGCTGACCGAAAAGATCGCTGTCCTGGAAAAGGTCCTGGCGCACGAAAATGGCGATACCCTGGGTCACGCCACGTTCTTCTGCGAAAAGGCCCTGCCGGCCATGAGCGATGTGCGCGCCGCTGCCGATGCCTTGGAAACGCTGGTGGCCGACGACCTGTGGTCCCTGCCGTGCTACCAGGAAATGCTGTTCATCCGCTAA
- a CDS encoding DNA-3-methyladenine glycosylase I: MPMPATETLPDPRPRCGWCLNSAEELAYHDAEWGLPCHDDGTLFEFLILESFQAGLSWRTILRKREHFRRAFAGFDPQQVARFDDADQQRLLADAGIVRHRQKIAAAIQNARAFLRLQEETGSAAGYFWNFVDGRPVVGHRQTLADIPAVTPLAQTVAKDLKSRGFAFLGPTTIYAHLQATGVVNDHLVSCFRFAEVQAAAG; the protein is encoded by the coding sequence ATGCCGATGCCTGCCACCGAGACCCTTCCAGACCCCCGCCCCCGCTGCGGCTGGTGCCTCAACAGCGCCGAGGAGCTGGCCTACCATGACGCCGAATGGGGCCTGCCCTGCCACGACGACGGCACCCTGTTTGAGTTCCTGATCCTGGAGAGTTTCCAGGCCGGCCTGTCCTGGCGGACCATCCTGCGCAAGCGCGAGCACTTCCGCCGCGCCTTCGCCGGGTTCGACCCGCAGCAGGTGGCCCGCTTCGACGACGCCGACCAGCAGCGTCTGCTGGCCGATGCCGGCATTGTGCGGCACCGGCAGAAGATCGCCGCCGCCATCCAGAACGCCCGGGCCTTCCTGCGGCTGCAGGAGGAAACAGGCAGCGCGGCCGGCTACTTCTGGAACTTTGTGGACGGCCGGCCCGTCGTCGGGCATCGGCAAACCCTGGCAGACATCCCGGCCGTGACGCCCCTGGCCCAGACCGTGGCCAAGGATCTGAAGTCCCGCGGCTTCGCCTTTCTGGGCCCCACCACGATCTATGCGCACCTGCAGGCCACGGGCGTGGTCAACGATCACCTGGTGTCCTGCTTCCGCTTCGCCGAAGTCCAGGCTGCTGCGGGATAA